From the genome of Eucalyptus grandis isolate ANBG69807.140 chromosome 2, ASM1654582v1, whole genome shotgun sequence, one region includes:
- the LOC108956654 gene encoding uncharacterized protein LOC108956654 encodes MIARANDSAIPGPEIKRPRQAGDGRSHARLSLAGLKGKRAKRRGGLSCFVWGRERVIEKRRGRAEGREGARRAAFPWPFVRQRAAVRRSAPLRIRSSNRRNLGVSDDQGVERFPSYTRLPFSLPRGHFSIPHSPQALPSSFLAIVLVAFPSLASETAIVLVAFPSWVARVSSLDRLAYFLAIAIGFSPTKDKNRRATPVHLRMKPVKYGGSPKRLA; translated from the exons ATGATCGCGAGGGCAAATGACAGCGCGATCCCAGGGCCGGAGATCAAGCGGCCGCGACAGGCTGGCGATGGCAGAAGTCATGCGCGCCTGTCGTTGGCCGGGCTTAAAGGAAAGAGAGCAAAGAGAAGAGGGGGTCTCAGTTGTTTTGTTTGGGGCCGAGAGAGAGTAATAGAGAAAAGGAGAGGGCGAGctgaagggagagagggagctcGAAGGGCAGCTTTTCCGTGGCCATTCGTCCGCCAGAGAGCCGCCGTCCGCCGCAGTGCTCCCCTCCGAATCAG ATCAAGCAATAGGCGAAACCTTGGAGTCTCGGATGACCAAGGCGTGGAGCGATTTCCATCATACACAAGGCTTCCATTCTCTCTTCCTCGAGGCCATTTCTCTATCCCTCACTCACCTCAAGCCCTCCCCTCCTCTTTCTTGGCCATCGTCCTCGTCGCGTTTCCATCTCTGGCTTCAGAAACCGCCATCGTCCTCGTCGCGTTTCCATCTTGG GTGGCTCGCGTGTCTTCACTAGACAGATTAGCATATTTCCTTGCCATCGCTATTGGATTCTCTCCCACAAAAGATAAGAATCGCCGTGCTACTCCTGTTCACTTAAGGATGAAACCTGTGAAGTATGGAGGCAGTCCCAAGAGATTAGCGTGA